A genomic segment from Phragmites australis chromosome 6, lpPhrAust1.1, whole genome shotgun sequence encodes:
- the LOC133920732 gene encoding phytosulfokine receptor 1-like: MGSRVAILLLLLSVIALSRSKNGAAQQRRCGAGDLSALRGFSAALGAAVEGWPMANAPEEDNCCDWPGVVCGAAGGGTVVVGLVLPNRTLRGEVAASLAGLAALRVLNLSSNALRGALPAGLLRLRSLEVLDVSANALTGAVGAGVIELPAIRVFNVSYNAFNGSHPVLPGTGNLSAYDVSGNNFEGPVDAAAVCGESPGVHVLRLSMNRLSGAFPVGFGQCRSLAELSLDGNGIDGTLPDDLFGITSLQFLSLHTNSLSGDLSPRLRNLSSLVRLDLSFNAFSGPLPDVFDALTGLQELSAPSNTLSGKLPATLSRCHRLRVLNLRNNSFVGDIALDFRALKNLVYLDLGVNNFTGPIPASLPECRGMTALNLGRNKLTGEIPTSFATFSSLSFLSLTGNSFSNVSSALRTLQSLPNLTSLVLTKNFHGDEAMPSDDAGIAGFPSIEVLVIANCELHGAIPSWIAGLRKLKVLDLSWNRLAGPIPPWLGEFHRLFYLDISNNSLQGEIPSSLTRMPGLVTGGIHGGDDEAQVLDFPFFMRRNTSVKGRQYNQVNSFPPSLVLGHNGLTGGVPAALGALTRVHVVDLSWNKLSGFIPSDLSGMTSLESLDMSHNALSGAIPASLTRLSFLSHFDVSYNNLSGEVPVGGQFSTFSRGDFEGNPFLCGIHVAPCAQRDPPKTVDSGGGGRKERSGNAGVVAAIGVGTALLLTVAAAVTWRVLSKRQEDNARVAADDDSGNLESVAKSTLVLLFPTDDSDGERMVTLEDVMKATGNFDESRIVGCGGFGMVYRATLPDGRDLAVKRLSGDFWQMEREFRAEVETLSRVRHRNLVPLQGYCRAGKDRLLIYPYMENGSLDHWLHEQQDAALPWPARLGIARGAARGLAHLHASSEPRVLHRDIKSSNILLDARLEPRLADFGLARLVLPTDTHVTTDLVGTLGYIPPEYGHSSVATYRGDVYSLGVVLLELVTGRRPVDMARPVGGGRDVTSWALRMRREARVEEVVDASVGERRYREEAGRMLDVACACVSENPKSRPTAQQVVEWLDAIAATEHGVNSCSWR, encoded by the coding sequence ATGGGGAGCAGAGTGGCGatactactgctgctgctgtctgTCATCGCGTTGTCGCGGTCCAAGAACGGCGCCGCGCAGCAGCGGCGCTGTGGCGCCGGCGACCTCAGCGCACTGCGCGGCTTCTCTGCCGCCCTTGGTGCCGCGGTCGAAGGCTGGCCGATGGCCAACGCGCCCGAAGAGGACAACTGCTGCGATTGGCCCGGCGTGGTGTGCGGTGCGGCGGGGGGAGGCACGGTCGTCGTCGGGCTGGTGCTGCCCAACCGGACGCTAAGGGGGGAGGTGGCCGCGTCGCTCGCCGGCCTCGCCGCGCTCCGCGTGCTGAACCTCTCGAGCAACGCGCTCCGTGGTGCGCTACCCGCGGGGCTCCTCCGCCTCCGGAGCCTCGAGGTTCTCGACGTCAGCGCCAACGCGCTCACCGGCGCGGTGGGCGCCGGTGTGATCGAGCTCCCGGCGATACGCGTCTTCAATGTCTCGTACAACGCGTTCAACGGTAGCCACCCGGTGCTTCCTGGCACCGGCAACCTGTCGGCGTACGACGTGTCGGGTAACAACTTCGAGGGGCCCGTCGACGCTGCTGCCGTGTGCGGCGAGTCTCCGGGGGTGCACGTCCTGCGGCTCTCGATGAACAGGCTCTCCGGCGCGTTCCCCGTGGGGTTCGGGCAATGCCGGTCGCTTGCCGAGCTCTCGCTTGATGGCAACGGCATCGACGGCACTCTCCCCGACGACCTCTTCGGCATCACGTCGTTACAGTTCCTCAGCCTCCACACCAACTCGCTCTCCGGCGACTTGTCGCCTCGCTTGCGCAACCTCAGCAGCCTCGTCCGCCTCGACCTCTCCTTCAACGCCTTCTCCGGGCCGCTCCCCGACGTGTTCGACGCGCTCACCGGTCTCCAGGAGCTCTCGGCACCTAGCAACACGCTGTCCGGCAAGCTCCCCGCGACGCTCTCGCGGTGCCACCGTCTCCGCGTTCTCAACCTCCGGAACAACTCGTTCGTCGGCGACATCGCCCTAGACTTCCGCGCGCTCAAGAACCTGGTGTACCTCGACCTCGGCGTCAACAACTTCACCGGCCCCATCCCGGCGAGCCTTCCAGAGTGCAGGGGCATGACCGCGCTCAACCTCGGCCGGAACAAGCTCACAGGCGAGATACCGACTTCCTTCGCGACCTTCTCCTCGCTGTCCTTCCTCTCGCTCACCGGCAACAGCTTCTCCAACGTCTCGTCGGCGCTGCGGACGCTGCAGAGTCTCCCCAACCTGACGAGCCTGGTGCTCACCAAGAACTTCCACGGCGACGAAGCTATGCCATCGGACGACGCCGGCATCGCCGGTTTCCCCAGCATTGAGGTGCTTGTCATCGCCAATTGTGAGCTGCACGGCGCGATACCGTCGTGGATCGCCGGCCTTCGGAAGCTGAAAGTGCTCGACCTGTCGTGGAACCGGCTCGCCGGCCCCATCCCGCCGTGGCTAGGCGAGTTTCACCGCCTCTTCTACCTCGACATATCAAACAATTCCCTCCAGGGGGAGATACCGAGCAGCCTGACGCGGATGCCGGGGCTCGTTACCGGCGGCATTCatggcggcgacgacgaggcgCAGGTGCTGGACTTCCCGTTCTTCATGCGCCGGAACACGTCGGTGAAGGGGCGGCAGTACAACCAGGTGAACAGCTTCCCGCCGTCGCTGGTGCTCGGCCACAACGGCCTCACCGGTGGCGTGCCGGCTGCGCTGGGGGCGTTGACCAGGGTGCACGTCGTTGACCTGAGCTGGAACAAGCTGTCTGGGTTCATCCCGTCGGATCTGTCGGGGATGACGAGCCTCGAGTCGCTCGACATGTCACACAACGCGCTGTCCGGCGCCATCCCGGCGTCGCTGACGCGACTCAGCTTCCTCTCGCACTTCGACGTCTCGTACAACAACCTCTCCGGCGAGGTCCCCGTCGGCGGGCAGTTCTCGACGTTCTCGCGCGGGGACTTCGAGGGGAACCCCTTTCTGTGCGGCATCCACGTCGCACCGTGCGCGCAGAGGGACCCGCCGAAGACCGTGgatagcggcggcggcgggcgcaaGGAGCGGAGCGGTAACGCCGGCGTCGTGGCAGCAATAGGCGTCGGCACGGCGCTGCTCCTCACCGTGGCCGCGGCTGTGACGTGGCGGGTGTTGTCGAAGCGGCAGGAGGACAATGCCAGGGTGGCGGCCGACGACGACAGCGGCAACCTCGAGTCCGTGGCGAAGTCGACGCTGGTGCTGCTATTCCCAACCGACGACAGTGACGGTGAGCGGATGGTCACGTTGGAGGACGTGATGAAGGCGACGGGCAACTTCGACGAGTCTCGCATCGTTGGTTGCGGCGGCTTCGGGATGGTGTACCGCGCGACGCTGCCCGACGGGCGCGACTTGGCGGTGAAGCGGCTCTCCGGTGATTTCTGGCAGATGGAGCGCGAGTTCCGTGCCGAGGTAGAGACTCTGTCGCGCGTCCGGCATCGGAACCTGGTGCCGCTGCAGGGCTACTGCCGCGCCGGCAAGGACCGCCTTCTCATCTACCCGTACATGGAGAACGGCAGCCTGGACCACTGGCTCCACGAGCAGCAGGACGCCGCGCTGCCGTGGCCGGCGCGGCTCGGCATCGCtcgcggcgcggcgcgcggaCTGGCACACCTGCACGCCTCGTCGGAGCCGCGCGTCCTGCACCGCGACATCAAGTCCAGCAACATCCTCCTCGACGCGCGCCTGGAGCCGCGGCTCGCCGACTTCGGCTTGGCCAGGCTTGTGCTTCCGACCGACACGCACGTGACGACGGACCTGGTCGGCACGCTCGGGTACATTCCGCCGGAGTACGGCCACTCGTCGGTAGCTACCTACCGCGGCGACGTGTACAGCCTCGGTGTGGTGCTGCTGGAGCTCGTCACGGGGCGGCGGCCGGTGGACATGGCGCGGCCCGTGGGGGGCGGCCGGGACGTGACGTCGTGGGCTCTGCGGATGCGGCGCGAGGCGAGGGTTGAGGAGGTGGTCGACGCGAGCGTCGGCGAGAGGAGGTACCGGGAAGAGGCGGGCAGGATGCTGGACGTGGCGTGCGCCTGCGTGAGCGAGAACCCCAAGTCGCGGCCGACGGCGCAGCAGGTGGTGGAGTGGCTCGACGCCATCGCTGCCACAGAGCACGGCGTGAATAGCTGTAGCTGGAGATGA
- the LOC133922833 gene encoding transcription factor ILR3-like, translated as MDGGGGGRGDPVEDFLLGGGGEDGDLAIFCDGVPTLSGDGGLVIEGVSGDACGFEQSNLGKRGRDEPSSSGPKSKACREKMRRDRLNDRFLELSSVMNPGKQAKLDKANILSDAAHMLAQLRGEAEKLKESNEKLRETIKDLKAEKNELRDEKVSLKAEKERLEQQVKATSVVPTGFVPHLPHPTAFHPAVFTPFAPPQQAPANKNAPIPAAFPGMAMWQWLPPTVVDTTQDPKLWPPNA; from the exons ATGgacggaggcggaggaggaagaggagaccCTGTCGAAGATttcctcctcggcggcggcggcgaggacggcGACCTCGCCATCTTCTGCGATGGCGTGCCAACGCTGTCCGGCGATGGAGG ACTTGTGATTGAGGGTGTCAGTGGAGATGCTTGTGGGTTTGAGCAATCTAATTTGGGGAAAAG GGGTAGAGATGAACCATCTTCATCTGGTCCAAAATCCAAAGCTTGTCGTGAAAAGATGAGGAGGGACAGGCTGAATGACAG GTTTCTTGAATTAAGTTCGGTTATGAATCCTGGTAAGCAAGCTAAGTTGGATAAAGCAAATATCTTGAGTGATGCAGCCCATATGTTGGCACAACTTAGAGGTGAGGCAGAGAAGCTTAAAGAATCAAACGAGAAGCTGCGAGAGACAATCAAGGACCTGAAG GCGGAGAAGAATGAGCTCCGGGATGAGAAAGTGAGCCTGAAGGCAGAAAAGGAGAGGCTGGAACAGCAAGTTAAAGCAACGAGTGTAGTTCCTACAGGATTTGTTCCTCATCTCCCTCATCCAACTGCATTCCATCCCGCTGTTTTTACTCCATTTGCTCCACCACAGCAAGCTCCGGCCAACAAAAACGCTCCAATCCCCGCAGCGTTCCCTGGGATGGCAATGTGGCAGTGGTTGCCTCCAACCGTTGTGGATACAACTCAAGATCCAAAGCTCTGGCCGCCGAATGCTTAG